The Candidatus Defluviibacterium haderslevense DNA window ACCGTTATGATCTATGACTCTACAAGTAGAAATTCGTGTTGGGGAAAATTATATGTCGAAGATAAATTCGCTCCTGTAATTCGATGTAAAAATGATACCTTGTATTGTAATGATACATTAATACATACACCACCATATTTTATAGATTACTGTGATCCTTATCCAACCATTCAGTTGGTAGATGAGGGCATTATACCTTACCCGTGTGATCCTAATTTCTTAAAATTGGTCCTACGATCATGGGTTGCCACAGATAATTATGGTAACCGATCACCGGTTTGTAGAGATACGATTTGGGTTAAGAGAATTCCAATAGATTCTGTAAAGTATCCAAAAGATTTTGTTCATTTTACAAATTGTCATTTGGAATGTAATGGTGTTTGGCCACTAGATGCCAATGGACATCCACATCCTGATACAACTCATGTTCCAACCATTGATGGACTCCCCTTATGGCCAACAAATAATCAGTATTGCAACTTAGGAACAACTTATGAAGATGTTGTTGTCATCGATAATCCGTGCAAGAAAAAAATTATCCGCATGTGGCGTGTTGTAGAATGGTGGTGCGGGTCTGCTGTGGTACGTTCCCATCCTCAAATTATTGAAATCATTGATAGTCGTCCACCGCATCTTCACTGTCCCTATAATATTACGGTAAGTACGTCGAGTGGTTATAATGATTGTTCAGCTCGATTTTTATTACCACCTGCAATAGTATCAGATGATTGTCAAGATAGCATAAGAGTTGTCGTTCGCTATGATGGAAATACTTTGTTGACAACAAATGGAGGATATGCTAAACTACCCGAAGGAGTGCATGAATTGACGTATTATGCTTATGACTATTGTGATAATTTTGATACATGCACAATGACAGTGACTGTTGAAGATAAAACAGCACCTATTGTAGTATGTGACCAAGGTATTATTGTTACATTAACTCGTGATGATGAGGTACATGTATATGCAGAAGTATTTAATGAAAGCAGTTATGATGAATGTCACATAGATAGTTTTCTGGTTAGGAGAATGGATGGTGGTGCACCTTGTGGATTTAAGGATAATTTCTTTCAACCGTTCGTAAGATTTTGTTGCGAAGATGCAGGCAAGAAAGTTATGGTTCAACTCAGAGTAAAGGATAAGGCAGGGAATTATAATGAATGCATGGTCGAAGTTGAAATTCAAGATAAAACGCCACCAATTATTCACTGTCCACACGATTACAGTATTCCTTGTAGTAAACACATTGATACTGTAGATTTACAGCGATTCGGCAAGCCTGACTATTATGACAATTGTATTGTTCATATGCACGAATATGTTGACACAAATTTGAATCAATGTGGTATTGGACATTTGGGAAGAAATTTTGTCATCGAAGATAATATGGGCCGCAGAGATACTTGCCGCCAGAGAATATTTGTTTATCCGATAGATTCCTTAGATGAATACGATATCATTTGGCCTAGAGACACCGTAATCTACAGTTGTGGAGCTAATTTAGAACCAAAAAATCTTCCTAAAGGTTATAATTATCCTGATTTTTTATCGGTTGATTGTTCATTGCCAGGTTCTAGTTTTGAAGATCATGTATTTAATTATATACAAGATTCATCACTTTGTTTTAAGCTATTAAGAAAATGGAAAGTCATTGATTGGTGCCAACAACATTATAATGAGAATGGAGACCTGGTATTTAATTCATGGCATCATGAACAAATCATCAAAGTATCTAATAAGAATCCACCAAAAATTAAAGATGATTGTGATACCGTGAATGTTTGCATTTCTAATAATAATTGTATCAGAGAACGTGTGCGATTAACTCATGAAGCATCGGATGATTGCACACCGGATGCATTATTGAGATCATCATTTAAACTGGATTTATTCAATAATAGTCTTATCGATAGCACCTATACGGTATTGGGTAATTCTGTGACTTTTGATGGAGAACTACCATTAGGAGAACATCGATTTATTTGGGTATTTGAAGATCAATGTGGCAACCGGGAAGTGTGTTATCAAATCGTTCGCATAGTCAATTGTAAAGTTCCAACAGCGTATTGTTTAACAGGTATAGCTATTAATTTAAATGGTGTTGATCTCAATGGTGATGGTAAATTAGAAGGTGTCATACAAGTATGGGCTTCAGATTTGGATCGTGGTAGTTACCAATTCTGTGGTAACCCAATTACTTTATCATTCTCAAGAGATTCATCAGATAAATACAGAGTTTACAATTGTGATAGTTTAGGACAGCGGAATGTTGAAATTTGGGTGACAGATCGTGTTACAGGACTACAAGATTATTGTAGAACTTCGATCATAGTTCAAGACAATAATAAAATATGTCCGCAGACTTTGACAAGAGGAAATATTGCTGGAACTATTATGACACCATTCAATGATCCAATACAAGAGGTATCGCTTACTGTAGAAGGAGTAAGCACAGTGATTGATGCAGAATTCAATGGAAATTATACATTTCTTGATTTATACATCGGATCTAATTATTTAGTTAAAATTAAAAAAGATAAACAATACCTCCAGGGTGTATCCACTTATGATATTTTACAAATACAGAATCATATTTTAGGCAGGAAGGATTTACAATCACCTTGGAGAAAATTAGCTGCTGATGTTAACAATGATCACAACATTACAGCTTCAGACATTTCTACTTTGAGGAAATTAATATTAGGAGTGGATTATAAATTCAAGAATTCTTTATCATGGCGTTTTGTATCTGCAACATATCAATTTCCTGATCCATACAATCCATGGTCGCAACCCATTCCTGATGTTTATTCGATCCAACAATTACCAGGAAATATGATGTATTTGGACTTCGTTGGAATCAAAGTAGGTGATGTTAGTCAGACAGTGTGGGATAGTGCGAAAACTGCAGTAGTAAGAACTAAAGAGACCGTTGAATTCTATAGTTCGACAACTCAGGATGACCACATGGTTGCCATTAAGTCTATGAATGATTTAGACATTCAAGGGATGCAATTTACTTTGCATTTGGATACCAAGATTCATGAATTGGCTGATATCAAGCCAGGTATTTTATCCATTCGTCCGAGTAATTTAGGATATACTTATCTCAATGATGGGATCATATTGGTATCATGGACAGCAGATCAACCAATTCATGTTAATAAAGATCAAGTATTGTTTTACATAGAATTGCAACAACCTACTGCTCAAAAGGCGTTGGAATCCATTTATATTAGTTCAGAAGTGTTGAATGCAGAAATGTATAATGCAGAACAAGAAGAAGTCAACGTTCGATGGTCAGAACATAGCAATCCATTACAAAAAGAAGATGTTGTGATCGGTACACCTATACCAAATCCGTTCTTTGACATGACGATGATTCCTATAGAAGTTAAAAAAGCGATGACTTATACGTATCGAATATTTGATCTCAATGGATCATTAATTTATACGAATACAGAACTGGCTAATCCAGGCAAACAATATATCAAAATTAAACGCCAGTATTTAAATCAAGCTGGTGTCTACACACTGCGGGTAGAAGCCTCAGGATTCAACAAGAGTTATAAACTTGTAATGATGAATCAATAAATTAGGCTTCAAGGTTAATATTATATTTACAGTGACCCTCTCTGCTCTGCAGGGAGGGTTTTTTGTATTGATGAGAGGAGGAAAATTGAATTTTTTAACTAAGAATTTAAGTGTTGTTTAATTATATTATTAGTCTATGAATTTATATCGTTGTAGAGCTGGAATAATGTAGTCAAAGCACCATCGATTGGAATCCTCTAATGTTCTGAAAGGTCTTCTTGCAGGTATTGCATAACCAATATTTTCAATAAATTTAGCTTCATATATCGACATTAAAGGCTTTATGTATCTGTATGCTAAATCATGATTACCTGCAAGTTCATATGCATCCGCTCTACCTATCATAGCTAGTATTAAACTTTCTGTAGCATGAATGCGAACAGCATTAACAAATTGAAAGTTTAAAAATTCATTATTAAGAATTGGCCAATCTATGTATTTATATTCTGCAAGATTCCAAAGTCGTTGCATTTGCAAAATAGATTCCCTAGACATACATTCTAGTGTGTCTTGCATTAAATATTCTGTATATAAATCAATCAGTTGATTTAATAGTAACATTTGAGAAGAACTAGGAATATATCCTCTATAAATATTTCGGTCTCCAATTATTTGCAACATTTTTCTCATATGTATAGCTGTTGCACTAGCATTCAAATCACCTTCATTTTTAATCGTATCATACAATGCTACAAAATTAATTTGAGCAAGTCGATTAAATATTTCTTCAGTACTAAAAGTATCAAATCTCATTCCATCATCTCCTGTCCACATAGGATAATCCCCATTATCATCCCATAATGTAGTATCACCAATTGCATTAAAATATTGTGGGACTTTCGTTTTTAATGATATCCAGTTTAATGAATCTCTAACATTCATATACTCTTCTTCTAATATGCGATTTGCTTCCTCCTTTTCTCTTTCAAATTGCTCTCTTTGAGGTCTATTGGCTTCATACTCTTCATCCATCAGAATGATGTTTGGATTTAGACCAATACCAAAATAATATTCATAATTAAGTTTATTTACTCTATTTGTTGTATCAATATATAGTACAAATATATCTTTTGCTAAATCAGGAAATGGAAAAGGCTTACCATATTTTTTGCTATAAACTACTGTTTGTAAAAATAAATTGGTATCATTTTTAATATATGAAAAATGGTTATTATAAAATTCTTGAAATTGAATTGAATCCAGTGTCAAAAGACTACCATATGCAAAAATTTTATTATCATATGATTGGGTTACTCTAAATAAATTCATTAAAAAATGGGTATCTCTTATTGCTTCATGGTAATATAATAATTCCAAATTCCCATTTTGGGATAGCGTGTCAGGAATTTGATTATATGGAATATTTGATAATAACTGTAGTTTATGGTAGTTTTGTGCTGTATAGTCAAAACGGCTCTCGAATGGAAAAAACCTATAATCATAAAGACTTAATTCACCAATAGAATTTATAAATTCTATATATTTATTTAGTCTTTCCTCCAAATTTGAGTCTTTGATAAAGCAATTTAATGATATAATTGAATCTAATTTTCCTAATTGTGCATCTTCTTGATCACCTGAAATTATACTATCATGATAAACAAGTTTCAGAATGGAGTCCGTATATTGAACTAAATTTTGTTGGCCAAAACTTAAATATGTAAGCAACCAAAAAAAAATGATAAGGTGGAATTTCACTAAGTAATTAAATTTTGTTTAAAGTTGAAATTAAACGGCTATCGGTTTATTTTTCGAAGGTTTCATAATTAGTATTGAGTTGAATTTTGATTTTTTATCATTTTGTATTAAAAATGGGTTGGTTAATTTTTTTTTCTATTAATATCATGGATTTGGTAGTATTTTTATTTACCATGTCTGTGATGGTAATGTGGGGTAAAATTTTATTTTGTTTGAAAAAAATATCCATTGTGATGATTTTAGGTAATACTTTACTTCATCAACGTGATTTATGTATTTTGATTATCTTTCAGTTTGCCAAATTGACAAAAAGTTTAAGGATATGCAGTTCAAGGAATTTAGGACGATTTTTTACGAACTAGGATGTTCAGCCCTGGAATTTTATTACTTTTGCAGATAAATACCAAACTCATG harbors:
- a CDS encoding HYR domain-containing protein, with the translated sequence MKPATTYCSGIRKLCPTGSFLTPFILAFFLIGSNIINVLNAQCALACRGKGNISLGYNCEAKVEPSVLLTDGLDCPDARYRVDVMDYNMKLIPTSPIITEDYVRMTVTVMIYDSTSRNSCWGKLYVEDKFAPVIRCKNDTLYCNDTLIHTPPYFIDYCDPYPTIQLVDEGIIPYPCDPNFLKLVLRSWVATDNYGNRSPVCRDTIWVKRIPIDSVKYPKDFVHFTNCHLECNGVWPLDANGHPHPDTTHVPTIDGLPLWPTNNQYCNLGTTYEDVVVIDNPCKKKIIRMWRVVEWWCGSAVVRSHPQIIEIIDSRPPHLHCPYNITVSTSSGYNDCSARFLLPPAIVSDDCQDSIRVVVRYDGNTLLTTNGGYAKLPEGVHELTYYAYDYCDNFDTCTMTVTVEDKTAPIVVCDQGIIVTLTRDDEVHVYAEVFNESSYDECHIDSFLVRRMDGGAPCGFKDNFFQPFVRFCCEDAGKKVMVQLRVKDKAGNYNECMVEVEIQDKTPPIIHCPHDYSIPCSKHIDTVDLQRFGKPDYYDNCIVHMHEYVDTNLNQCGIGHLGRNFVIEDNMGRRDTCRQRIFVYPIDSLDEYDIIWPRDTVIYSCGANLEPKNLPKGYNYPDFLSVDCSLPGSSFEDHVFNYIQDSSLCFKLLRKWKVIDWCQQHYNENGDLVFNSWHHEQIIKVSNKNPPKIKDDCDTVNVCISNNNCIRERVRLTHEASDDCTPDALLRSSFKLDLFNNSLIDSTYTVLGNSVTFDGELPLGEHRFIWVFEDQCGNREVCYQIVRIVNCKVPTAYCLTGIAINLNGVDLNGDGKLEGVIQVWASDLDRGSYQFCGNPITLSFSRDSSDKYRVYNCDSLGQRNVEIWVTDRVTGLQDYCRTSIIVQDNNKICPQTLTRGNIAGTIMTPFNDPIQEVSLTVEGVSTVIDAEFNGNYTFLDLYIGSNYLVKIKKDKQYLQGVSTYDILQIQNHILGRKDLQSPWRKLAADVNNDHNITASDISTLRKLILGVDYKFKNSLSWRFVSATYQFPDPYNPWSQPIPDVYSIQQLPGNMMYLDFVGIKVGDVSQTVWDSAKTAVVRTKETVEFYSSTTQDDHMVAIKSMNDLDIQGMQFTLHLDTKIHELADIKPGILSIRPSNLGYTYLNDGIILVSWTADQPIHVNKDQVLFYIELQQPTAQKALESIYISSEVLNAEMYNAEQEEVNVRWSEHSNPLQKEDVVIGTPIPNPFFDMTMIPIEVKKAMTYTYRIFDLNGSLIYTNTELANPGKQYIKIKRQYLNQAGVYTLRVEASGFNKSYKLVMMNQ